The following nucleotide sequence is from Triticum dicoccoides isolate Atlit2015 ecotype Zavitan chromosome 7B, WEW_v2.0, whole genome shotgun sequence.
CTGACGTAGACGACGGTGCTGGGCTCTTTGCCTTGGAGCCACCGGAGGCACTCGTCGGCATCGACGGCGGTGGTGGTGTTCCCTCTCTTTGCTAGCGTGGTGGCGTGCTGGTGGTACAGCGACACCGGCCCGATGGTCCACAGCTTCAAGTTCCTGGCGGCCGCGTACCCAGCGACTTACTCCGGCTCCATCTCGGGGAAGGAGTTCATGACGACGCCATTGCACTCCGCTAGCGCCAGCTCGATTTCATCGGCAAGCTTCTTGAAGCCGGGCGCCCAGAAGAACCCGGGGGCTTGCGCCCTGGTCACCTTGATTCGCCTCTCCACGCCGGGCACGACCCCCGGCTCGTTGTCGTCGGCCATGCTGCCGTAGGAGTTGTACCTCTCGACGTTGTGCTGGCAGAGGACGCAGAAGGCGCAACAAACAAATCGTATGGTTATAGACTTAGATGAGATATCTAAATCTCACTTGGAAGAGATTTAGCAAATCCAAAAAGAAAACTGTAGTTACACTCTCCTCTAGCTACGCTATCGAACCAAAATAAACAAAAACTGGAAAATAAAAAGACATGTGGCCCTTTATAAAAAAGTTGCAGCCCACTAAATAAAGCCAATACACAAAACATAAAAACAACCCACATATGGGGTCTCACTGCTTCACGAGAAATGAACATAAAACACACAACAACAAGCATGACTTACAAGCACGCGCTCGCGCGCGACACACACAAAGTCTTAGCCGAATGTCCAACAAATGGCTGTCGGTAAAAATCTGTTTGCCTGAGAGGTGTACGCCGGGTGGGTTTTGCCGAGTGCAACTCTTGACAAAGACTTTAACGAGGGTTTTCGGCCCTTTGTCGAGTGTTCCTGGCACTCGGCGTACGTGGCGATTCCAGTAGTGTATTAAAATTAAAATCAAGGGATATTTTGTTGTGACAATTAATTAAGATCCAGGGGCATTCTTGTAAAAAAACAACACACATAGCTCAAAACGCgcgtccagcgcttcaacaactgaCATGTGGCCTAGCCACACGCTGGCATGCCACGCAAACACTTGATACGGCGCCATACTTTCATAGGCATCGTATTTGAACACCCAGACAAGTTACAACATCACTTTTGTGTATTTTTCTAGTTTAAGCACCGAAACTGACGGTCACAGACAAGTTAGGGGACCTGTAGTATATTTAACCCCCAAACAATCTTCTGAAATACTAGAACATTCGGCGCTCTCCGGCGCAGTGCTCTGTGAGACTGATAACACTCATCAGTGAGTGGTGCAACCTCCCGCGTCTACCTCAAAGTGCTTGATCAGATCCAGCAGGTTGCCAAGCGATGACCCACCATTTTGCACGGCTGCCCTCGCCTTTTCCGAGAGAGcaagcgccttcctcctcctctcctccccctctcctcctccgtccATGATGCTCCTAACGGCCGCCTCCACCACCTCTCTCCCCACCACGACCCCCTTCTTCGCCACCCACAGCAACGGCTCCTTAATCCCGACGCTCACGCCGATTCCCAGCACCTCCACGGCCAGCTTCTCGTTCAGGAACTGGTCCGAGAAGTGCGGCCATGTCACCACCGGCAGCCCGGCCGCGATCGCCTCGAGCGTCGAGTTCCACCCGCAGTGCGTCACGAAGCCGCCCACGGCCGCGTGGTTCAGGATAAGCACCTGCGGCGACCACCCTCTGATCAGCATCCCGCGGCCGGCGACGCGCTCCTCGAGGTCCCGCAGGAATTCGCGCACGTCCTCGCCGTACTGCTCGGGGTTCTTGAGAACCCAGACGAACGGGTGCCCCGAAGCCTCGAGCCCGAGCCCGAGCTCAATGGTCTGCTTCGGGTCGGCGTGCACGATGCTCCCGAAGCTGACGTAGATGACGGTGCTGGGCTCCTTGCCTTGGAGCCACCGAAGGCACTCGTCGGCGTCAACGGCGGTGGTGGTGTTCCCTCTTTTTGCTAGCGTCTCGGCGTGCTGGTGGTACAGCGACACTGGCCCGATGGTCCACAGCCTCATGTTCCTGGCGGACGCGTACCCGGCGACGTACTCCGGCTCCATCTCGAGGAAGGAGTTCATGACGATGCCATCGGACTCAGCTAGCGCCAACTCGATTTCATCCGCTAGCTTCTCGAACCCGGGCGCCCGGAAGAACCCGGGGGCTTGCGCCCTGGTCACCTCGATTCGCCTCTCCACGCCGGGCACGACCACCGGCTCGTTGTCGTCGGCCACGGCGTCGTAGGAGTTATACCTCTCGACGTTGTGCTGGCACAGGACGCAGAAGGCGCACATGCTGAAGAAGCAGAGACGCGGGACCTTGAGACTGGCGGCGACCTGCACGGTCCACGCATGGCAGAAGTCGGAGACGATGCACGTCGGGTACGGCGGGTCCGCGCGGAGGTGGCGCTCGAGCGGACCCGCGAGGAGCGTCAGGGCGCGGAAGTAGTTCACCTCGAGGCCAAGCGGGATCTTGTCGACGTCGTCGGCTCCCTCGGGCAGGCCCTCGGCGGCGCAGTCGAGCGGGAGCTCCACGAGCCGGATGGGCAGGCCGGACCGCCGCGCGAGGTCGACCGTCGGGCGGATGCGCGCGGCGTTGGACGGCGTGGCGACGACGCTGGCGAGCGCGCCGTGGGTGGCCAGCAGCAGCGCTGTGTCCACCGCCGGGATCACGTGCCCCTGGTACATGAGCGGGACGAAGACGAAGTGCGCCCTAGCGGCGCTTCCGACGTCCTCATGCCCGGTCCCGGTGCCGTTTGCCCGGCCGTTTGGTGCTGCCTGGCAAGCCATCCCCTGCTGCCCGTACTGGCAAGAGAGATGGTTCGATACTGATGCGTTTGGCAATGTCTGGGGCTGTCGCTGGTTCTGTTAGCCCCATGTCTTAAAAAGATCGGGTTTTGAATGCGACGAACGCCAGCAGCCATCCTAGCCGGCGCCGGCATGATCGAGATGGCGAGGTGACGAGATTGACGACGTCACTACAAGATTTTCAGTTATGCTCCATAGTGTTTGTCCGTTATTATGTTGACGATGATGACGGAGGCGTGAGCATGAGGGCGACGAATGTTTGCTCGTCGAAGCTTGGGTAGCTAGCTAGCACCGATGGTACCGAGGACAGACGAGTGATGGCAAATTTGTCACTTGTCACTACCACTCCGGTACGTTGGAGCAAGTCCAGCACGTCTCCTAGAACTCCTCGTACCTCCAAAAAGAAAGGGACCCAAATGACACATATCTGACGACATATCTGACATCAGTCTTATTGACGTTCGGCCTGAATATGGTGACTGCCGTCCGATGGCAAGCACAGTTCTTGGCACTCCGGATGACGTTACATTGATGTCCAGACTCCAGAGGCGTTCGCTCCCCGCGTGGTCAAGCACGAACGTTTTCGTGGTCAAGCGTGCACGGGACTAGCTTATGCATGCATTCCTCTCCGCTCTCTATTCACTCACTCTCTCCTCACGAGCGGTGGGCTGCCGATTTCAGCGACGATGCGGAGCACGGTGGAGACGAGGCGGGCGGCAGTGGAGACGAGGCGGAAGGCGACGGACATGAGTTCGAGGTCGGTTGTGTTGTCGGCGCCACCGATGAGCACAGAGATGGAGGTGGTCCAGGAGCCACCGGCGAGTGTCGTGGTGGTTCGCGCGAGCATTGGCGCAGCCACATTAGGTCGCTGGAGGGGGAGGTTCGCTGCTCCCAGTCGGCCAGGGCGGGCGTGAGTTTGTCATGGGCGCAACTCCGCACGCTAGGCGGTCCATCCACACATGAGCTACCACGGCGCGCACGCAGGCAGCGCGTGGGAGGTGCGATGcggaaggagggggaggggaatGGAGAGAATAGAGATGGCGGCGGAGGGAGCTTGCAAGCGCCTCGGTGGTTGGCGGTCTGGCAGCGGAGTTGCAGCAGAAGTCCTCGGCGGCCTCTCGGCAGAAGGAGTAGGAGCGGACAGAGCATCTGGCAGGAGCAGCAGTGGACGGCGGCAACATCATGGACTTGCAGCATGCAGTAGAGCACGTCCTTTGGCGGTTGGTTCAGTGGGGCAGGTGTCATTGGCATCTTCACGATACCTTGTTGGTACAGAGGCTAGATGGAGTTGGTATCTTTGCGATATTAATATGTTTCCTTTGTTAAAAAAAGAAGAGCATGTCCTTCGGCGACTGGTTCCTGTATGTATCAAATCCCCACCTTCTTTGTCGGTTCATTTTGTACTTCAAACTTAATTTGAGTTGATGCTAGAAATATATGTTTCTTTATGTTCATATGGCTTTTGTAATGAAGTAAAATTATAGGCTGAGATGACCAGATTAAGCGTGGCAACTTAAGAAATTGTTTGCTATTTTACTTCTATGGCAATTCCCCTATCATGGCAATTTTTCCATGCGAATTAACATACTGTATAGTAGTGACATGGCAATTTTATTTGGAATAAAAGTTCTTACAACATcgcaatttttctttttttttagttCATTCGCAtggatatttttttgaatttttgtgtcTTAAACCATGTCAAATTTAGTTAGTTGTTTGTAATGGTCACATGTGAAATGTAGGATTTTGTTGTTCTCTACAACAGTCCATGTTTTTGAAAATGTTTTCATACTCGTCAGACGGCAAATTCCCAACACTTTTGCACATTCGCATGGTAAACGTTTTAGTACATTTTCTTAATCCCAAATGACGAATTATTTTCTATAATTGTTGTCATGTTCACATGGTAAATGTAGGTATTCTGTTTTTTGAATTGGACCATGGCATTTTTTAATATTTTCCATGGCATTTTTATTGTACATACCATGGGCAAATCTCATTTACCGTGACTTTTTTCTTTGTAGACACCGTGGCAAATTATTTTCTTGAACTTAGTATTTATTTTGCCATGACCCATTTCACTTGTCCATGTCCATGTCTAAAAGAAGGAAAACAAGGTTTTGCCATGTCTTATCTAGATTTGTTTTTTCCAAAACATGGAATTTGGTTTGATGACACATGGCAATGTTGGACTTGTCCATGTCAAAACTGAAACTACATTTTCCAGGTCTCATCTACATTTTTTCTCTATATTTGCATGGCAATCAAGATTCTTTTTTAATTTGTTTTCGCAATTTAATTTCATTTTCTTGTCATGCCTACTAAATACACCTCCCATTATTCCCTTTCTATTTATATGATGGCATGATAACATGTGTTCCCATGGCGAATTGAATGTTATTCAGGAaaacaaattcataatttgcatacaAATTTTGCGCTAAATTTACTCCCCCAAAGTTGCCATGGAAATTTAGTTTTTTTGCCACCACCATGGCTTTTTTTAATCAAACTTTTGCCAATACAACATTGTTGCCTTGATGATAGGGGTTGTACATTTGCCATCATACATATTACTTTCGTGACACAAGTACTTCCTTTGTATCCACATTTTCCACGATCTACATAATTAAAATTGCCTTAATTTTAATTGTTTTTGCAATGCAAAGAATATTTGCCACATGGGCACAAAAATTGTCATAATATGTATAATATCCTTCATACAAGTAGGTTTTGTACATATTTCCCATGACCTATGAAAGTGCATCTAAACGTCGGGTGGTTCCGGTAATTCATCACAGtatatatctcattgaactaatgccttgtcaataatatttcaggaaagttcaatttaGGTACAACAATTGGGAtgtgaaagtggacccctcaaaatgctaaggaaaaatgTTGGCCAAACCTCAAAACTCTTAATTTCATATTTaagtgacccaagatcacattgatcGATAGGAAAGTCCATAATATTAAGGGGACGAGGTAATGATGATGGTCTAACTGCTCAAGTGCTTGGAGATATTGCTCCAAAGCCTCAAACAGTTTCCATCATTCCACTATGTCCAACACCCTAAGGTCGTCTCGATCCACCAAATAACATCCATCCAGACTCACCAAGATACACATGAGATAGCcactgcctaaaccctagcatctcgATCTCACAGAGTTGACCCTTCAGTCCCGCCGACGAGCACTAGCCAACCTACTATTGCCTACTGAAATTCAATCAGCATTTTTGACCGGTTTCAATCACTGACACCAAAGTATGGAAAGTGCTTAGGTCAGCATGAATCGGTTTCACCGAGAGGTTTCATCTCCGGTCTCACCAAAAAGCCTAAAGTTCAAACCTTTTGAACGGTTCGGTCTCACCGAGTGGTTTCACCCGGTCCCACCAAACTGTGCATAAAGGTGTGTAACGATTGGAATTTTTTTGCTGCCTATATGTGCCCCCACCCATTCCACCAACTCCCTGAAAGCAGTCAGAGCGAAGCATACACTTCACATATCCATTTTTCCAAGAGAGAGCTTTGTATCCATGTGTTGAGATCAAACAAATTCCATTCCAACAATAGAACTTTGATTTCTATCCAGCTCAATTGCTTTTCACCCAAATCCCTCTCCTACCACACAACCAGATCTGTGAGAGAGTGTTTGAGTGTTGAGGGGACTagtttttgaagcacaagagtaaggagttcatcgtcaacaaCAACATCTATCACCTTTTGTAGGGTGatgcctcctagattggttaggtgtgctTAGGAGCCTCCAACCCGCAAAATCACATACAAGAGAAGATATCAGTAGGAATTTTGGTTGTGACGGTAACAAAAAAAATGATGACATGAATTTTAATGTTGGTACTGACAACAcactagaaaacaataaataaataaataaatataaaaacaccCACATCGCATGTTACACATCCATTTGAAGAGTAGGAGGACTAATTATGGTCGCTGGTGAAACAAAGGTGCAAAAACCTACCAAAAGTACAAATTGTGATGATAAATCCATAACTAGATCCGGTGTTGTCCGTTTCATGATGGTGTGGTTCCATATCCAGCACCAACATGATTGTCAGCCGAATAAGACGTGTCAGATGTCATGGCCACACAGAAGTTTTTGCCGCATCGCCCTCCCTCAAGTATGTTTTTCTGATTTGGAGAAGATGATAAATTTTCGAGTTTCCAACGTCATAGGGCGTTACCTGCAAAATGGAGGGAGGACATAAACAATGTCGTTGTGTCACGAGCCACACATGTACTAGCTTGTCGGTGCCTTTTCACCTTTTGAAAGAATGAGTTTGGACTTTAGACGCTTCTGAAGTTAAGTTTATGGTGCAAACAACATTTCCAAGATATTGTACTAAAGTGCTTGATATGATAATTTCAAGTCTACATCATCCACACAGAAGGACAACCTTCATTGCAAACTTATATACATggagaaatcaaagaaaaacacgGGCACACCTATTATGTTAGATAGCTTCCATTATCAATTGATGGGAAGATGCTACATCTAATACCAAGATGCAACACCTAAGCTTAATTAATtcccaaagcaaatatgataattgaggagtagagatgatcatatttgtgatggaaatatgccctataggcaataataaaatggttattattatatttccttaatcatgataaaggtttattattcatgctagagttgtattgatcagaaactttacgtgtgtggatacataaacaaataccgtgtccctagtaagcctctactagactagctcgttgatcaaagatggttaaggtttcctaaccatagacatgtgttgccatttgataactggatcacatcattagaagaatgatgtgatggacaagacccatccgttagcttagcatatgatcgttcagtttattgctactgctttcttaaatgTCAAGTACATCACTACTAaggaaaagcctatacatagaactttagcagtagcgcgtgttaaaaaagggcgctgctgctagatagcagtagcgtgtgcgAGAAAACTGCGCTGCAGAcacacatatagcagtagcgcgtccaggcgtAAAAGCGCTACTACAAAAATTCCCACCGCTAAGCCAATcgtctacacatagtagtagcgcttttttatAAACAGTGTTACCGCTAACTttgttgtagcagcgcgtttttttgtaaggcgctactgctaacgaaaataaaataaaatgaaaaacaagtagaaaagtaaatgaaaatgaaagaaataaaaaaggagaaaagaaaaaaataaaatgttaagaaaaataaataaagaaaggaaaaaaggagaaaggaatagcagtagcgagtTTCAGGAAATGAGCTGcaactaacttagctatagcgcattttcaGAAACTCGCtgcagctaacttagctatagcgcgttttcggaAACTCGCTACCGTTAAGTTTTCACTTAAACAgcgccccccggccaccacttcttcctcaaATCCCTCGCCCTCACCGACGTCTCCCCaattcaccgtcgccccacttcgccgccgtctcccctcGAGGCCACTGTCGTCCTcactgccgccgcccgaggccgctctcagcctcaccgccgccgcccgaggccgccctcgacct
It contains:
- the LOC119338684 gene encoding UDP-glycosyltransferase 73C6-like, with the translated sequence MYQGHVIPAVDTALLLATHGALASVVATPSNAARIRPTVDLARRSGLPIRLVELPLDCAAEGLPEGADDVDKIPLGLEVNYFRALTLLAGPLERHLRADPPYPTCIVSDFCHAWTVQVAASLKVPRLCFFSMCAFCVLCQHNVERYNSYDAVADDNEPVVVPGVERRIEVTRAQAPGFFRAPGFEKLADEIELALAESDGIVMNSFLEMEPEYVAGYASARNMRLWTIGPVSLYHQHAETLAKRGNTTTAVDADECLRWLQGKEPSTVIYVSFGSIVHADPKQTIELGLGLEASGHPFVWVLKNPEQYGEDVREFLRDLEERVAGRGMLIRGWSPQVLILNHAAVGGFVTHCGWNSTLEAIAAGLPVVTWPHFSDQFLNEKLAVEVLGIGVSVGIKEPLLWVAKKGVVVGREVVEAAVRSIMDGGGEGEERRRKALALSEKARAAVQNGGSSLGNLLDLIKHFEVDAGGCTTH